From Xylanivirga thermophila, the proteins below share one genomic window:
- a CDS encoding carbohydrate ABC transporter permease yields the protein MATRRKHKVSAFMIIDILILSLFGVITLLPVLHVVAKAFSGEGPVIAGLISFWPKQFQTDTILYVLKKPEFSNSFGISVFITLLGTFIAMFLTVTAAYPLSKPELKGRKFFLYIFVFIMLFNAGMVPNYLLYRSLNLTNTIWALIFPGAFSVFNMLIVKNYFESLPATIEEAAKIDGASNMQTLFKVVLPMSLPVLATVTLFYAVAFWNNYMAGVLYITDPFLKPLQQYLYDLINEALNTLDATGNVADIDSAMNLTGESVRAATIVVSTVPILIVYPYLQKYFVKGITIGSVKG from the coding sequence ATGGCAACTAGACGTAAGCATAAAGTTTCTGCTTTTATGATAATAGATATATTAATACTGTCTTTGTTTGGGGTAATTACATTATTACCTGTATTACATGTTGTTGCTAAAGCCTTTAGCGGAGAAGGTCCGGTTATAGCGGGTTTAATTTCATTTTGGCCCAAACAATTTCAAACTGATACAATTTTATATGTATTAAAAAAACCAGAATTTTCAAACTCTTTTGGGATATCTGTTTTTATTACATTGCTTGGGACATTTATTGCCATGTTTTTGACTGTTACAGCCGCATATCCCTTATCCAAACCGGAATTAAAGGGAAGAAAATTTTTCCTGTATATATTTGTATTCATTATGTTATTTAATGCAGGTATGGTTCCTAACTATCTATTATACCGTTCATTAAATTTGACTAATACGATTTGGGCTTTAATTTTTCCAGGTGCCTTTTCTGTATTTAATATGTTAATAGTCAAAAATTATTTTGAATCGCTACCAGCTACTATAGAAGAGGCAGCTAAGATTGATGGTGCGTCCAATATGCAAACGTTATTCAAAGTGGTACTTCCAATGTCATTGCCAGTATTGGCAACAGTTACATTGTTTTATGCAGTGGCTTTCTGGAATAATTATATGGCAGGCGTTTTATATATTACAGATCCATTTTTGAAACCTCTACAGCAGTATCTCTATGATTTGATAAATGAGGCTCTTAATACTCTAGATGCAACAGGAAATGTTGCAGACATAGATTCAGCAATGAATCTTACAGGGGAAAGTGTACGTGCTGCAACTATTGTTGTATCAACAGTACCTATTTTGATTGTCTATCCATATTTACAAAAATATTTTGTAAAAGGCATAACTATAGGGTCAGTAAAGGGATGA
- a CDS encoding ABC transporter permease has protein sequence MKNGIYDSKNIQTSQKTIYRKENSFKRYFKQNYDMYLLLIPTLIFITIFNIVPLYGITLAFKDYNMFAGETPWKSIGASEWVGFKHFANVFGRSDFKNALANTLIISTYKILFLFPLPIIFAIFLNEVKSIKYQKGLQLVVYLPHFLSWAVVSGIFVTLLSSTGVVNTALSNLGHEKVKFMMDNSIFRKVLVFSEGWKEIGWSSIIYFAAIAGLDQECYEAAYIDGANRFQQMWYITLPGLLPTIILMLILRVGSIMDAGFAQIFAMYNPTVYESADIIGTYVYRMGLGKMDFSMGTAVGLFNSLIGLMLVLSTNKLAKKLTGKSIW, from the coding sequence ATGAAAAATGGCATTTATGACTCAAAAAACATACAAACATCTCAAAAAACTATTTACAGGAAGGAGAATTCGTTTAAGCGATACTTCAAGCAAAACTATGACATGTATTTATTATTGATACCTACTCTAATCTTTATAACTATTTTCAATATCGTCCCATTGTATGGTATAACACTCGCCTTTAAGGATTACAACATGTTTGCAGGCGAAACACCTTGGAAATCTATTGGGGCCAGTGAATGGGTTGGTTTTAAGCATTTTGCCAATGTTTTTGGACGAAGTGACTTTAAAAATGCCCTTGCTAATACATTGATTATTAGCACTTATAAGATATTATTTCTTTTTCCACTACCTATTATATTTGCAATATTTCTTAATGAGGTTAAGAGTATTAAATATCAAAAGGGATTACAGCTAGTGGTATATCTTCCACATTTTTTATCATGGGCTGTTGTTTCTGGTATTTTTGTTACGTTGCTTAGTTCTACAGGAGTCGTTAATACGGCCCTTTCTAATCTTGGACATGAAAAAGTTAAATTCATGATGGATAATTCTATATTTAGGAAGGTATTGGTATTTTCTGAAGGTTGGAAAGAAATTGGATGGAGTTCTATAATATATTTTGCTGCAATTGCAGGCCTTGATCAGGAATGTTATGAGGCTGCATATATCGATGGCGCGAATCGATTTCAACAGATGTGGTATATAACTTTGCCAGGTCTATTGCCTACCATTATATTGATGCTTATTCTTCGTGTTGGAAGCATCATGGATGCTGGATTTGCTCAAATTTTTGCTATGTATAATCCAACTGTATATGAATCTGCAGATATTATAGGTACTTATGTATATAGAATGGGCCTTGGCAAAATGGACTTTAGTATGGGAACAGCGGTAGGTCTCTTCAATTCATTAATTGGATTGATGTTAGTTTTAAGCACTAATAAGTTAGCAAAAAAACTTACAGGGAAGAGTATTTGGTAG
- a CDS encoding SGNH/GDSL hydrolase N-terminal domain-containing protein, with protein sequence MKYISILEKPFVLSGFPWIERNNNLCRLPMDFLDLFSDGLKIMAWHTSGGMVRFKTDSERICLKAKLKPAYMHPNIAMIALAGFDFYMGEGRNKAFYANIYPEYNTWKVEGEIGGGLAG encoded by the coding sequence TTGAAGTATATTAGCATATTAGAGAAACCATTTGTACTGTCAGGTTTTCCATGGATAGAAAGGAATAACAATCTATGCCGTCTTCCTATGGATTTTCTTGATCTGTTTTCGGACGGTCTAAAGATCATGGCCTGGCATACAAGCGGAGGCATGGTGAGATTTAAAACTGATTCAGAGCGCATATGCTTGAAAGCAAAATTAAAGCCAGCCTATATGCATCCTAATATAGCAATGATTGCTTTAGCTGGTTTTGATTTTTATATGGGAGAGGGAAGAAATAAGGCGTTTTATGCAAATATATACCCAGAGTATAACACTTGGAAGGTTGAGGGAGAGATAGGTGGAGGGTTAGCTGGATAA
- a CDS encoding DUF4434 domain-containing protein, which yields MVKPIRGSWFEFQHHNRAEGIYWNESCKNFNCEDWEAKIREMSEIGIEYLVLLASALYEEAYYNSSFYPRANLNCADPMEAIFVAADKYGMKFFVSGGFFGDWTADRVAFNDLNIERMRLQALNEIAEQYGHHPSFYGWYWPREAYIHSYFQEEFIRYVNTCSREARRLTPDSRILIAPYGTREAVPDDKFVGQLDKLDVDIVAYQDEIGVQKTEVHEIPKIYEGLRRAHDKASKAAIWADVEVFQFESTVYKSALLPASFSRVKKQLETVSPYVDVITIYQYQGMMNKPGSNAFAGHPNSTKLYLDYVNWLE from the coding sequence ATGGTAAAACCAATTAGAGGAAGCTGGTTTGAATTTCAACATCATAATAGGGCTGAAGGTATATATTGGAACGAGAGCTGTAAAAACTTCAATTGTGAAGACTGGGAGGCTAAAATAAGAGAGATGTCAGAGATAGGAATAGAATATCTCGTATTATTGGCAAGTGCCCTATATGAAGAGGCGTATTATAATTCTTCATTTTATCCGAGAGCAAATCTTAACTGCGCTGACCCTATGGAGGCAATATTTGTAGCTGCCGATAAATATGGTATGAAATTTTTTGTGAGTGGAGGATTCTTTGGAGACTGGACTGCCGATAGGGTAGCTTTTAATGACCTTAATATAGAGAGAATGCGTCTACAGGCTTTAAACGAAATTGCGGAACAGTATGGGCATCATCCAAGCTTTTATGGTTGGTATTGGCCTAGGGAGGCGTATATTCACTCCTATTTTCAGGAGGAATTTATTAGATATGTAAATACTTGTAGTAGAGAAGCACGAAGGCTTACCCCAGATAGCAGAATTCTCATTGCACCATATGGTACCAGAGAGGCAGTACCTGATGACAAGTTTGTAGGGCAACTAGATAAGCTAGATGTAGATATTGTAGCTTATCAAGATGAAATAGGTGTTCAAAAGACAGAAGTTCATGAAATACCTAAAATATATGAAGGTTTGAGAAGAGCGCATGATAAAGCATCGAAAGCGGCGATTTGGGCAGACGTAGAAGTTTTTCAGTTTGAAAGTACAGTCTATAAAAGCGCTCTTCTACCTGCTTCTTTTTCACGGGTGAAGAAGCAACTAGAGACAGTATCTCCCTATGTTGATGTGATAACTATATATCAATATCAAGGAATGATGAACAAGCCAGGTTCTAATGCCTTTGCAGGTCATCCAAATTCTACAAAACTCTATCTAGACTATGTGAACTGGTTAGAGTAA
- a CDS encoding extracellular solute-binding protein, protein MKKFVSILLVILMIISIVGCGKNDKLDVDNNTENQDNSKNQSEKSDESKKEEEDPFLTGEKPEINILTYYTGYNMEEQPSYKVVEDMTGYKVKWFNLPQENADEKLLLEIAGGSSYDLLMRMSPNQTNQLYVQNALLDLKPYLDKYGENIYSAVSERSLNALTDDKGMIYALPHEAFDGPQPGGKPYGVLKGGIGFNTSYLEELNKDIPKTLDEFYDVLKAYTDKTGKPALTQSANAWNNVILAAFGMGDPTWYDIDGEYVHRIRHPRIIDYLSFMQKLYKEGILDNDFPVNTVASAKEKFTNGITLAYPVMFWDADGIYSAFASAGIDTKMEVATFLAPDSSTSPTVYIRQGILNTTCIPKTSKNPEHAMIWFNTISDIDNFEKIYLGEKDISYEIKDGGYYPIFPAFNDYTNSDKFTGIIPSGKAFEMWQARARKTEAMAEMYDQMNSRVEEYEIVNYYENYAASLEAVQKNQMALNTMVNDFLIKAIVDGGDPKTAIDNIIAEWEKTGGNDYEKAMKTWYKENKEKFD, encoded by the coding sequence ATGAAAAAGTTTGTAAGTATTTTACTGGTTATTCTAATGATTATCAGTATAGTTGGTTGTGGCAAAAATGATAAACTAGATGTAGATAATAATACAGAAAATCAGGATAATTCTAAAAATCAATCTGAAAAATCAGATGAGTCAAAAAAGGAGGAAGAGGATCCATTTTTGACAGGTGAAAAGCCTGAAATAAATATTCTCACATATTATACAGGCTATAATATGGAAGAACAACCTAGTTACAAAGTAGTTGAAGATATGACTGGTTATAAAGTAAAATGGTTTAATCTACCTCAAGAAAATGCAGATGAAAAATTGTTGCTTGAAATAGCAGGGGGTAGTTCCTACGATCTTCTTATGAGGATGAGTCCTAACCAAACTAATCAGCTATATGTTCAAAATGCATTATTAGATTTAAAACCGTATCTAGATAAATATGGTGAAAACATATACTCTGCTGTTTCTGAGAGATCATTAAATGCTCTTACAGATGATAAAGGTATGATTTATGCTTTACCTCATGAAGCTTTTGATGGGCCACAGCCAGGCGGTAAGCCATATGGTGTTTTAAAAGGTGGAATAGGATTTAATACCTCATATTTAGAGGAACTAAATAAAGATATTCCAAAGACTTTGGATGAATTCTACGATGTATTGAAGGCATATACTGATAAGACAGGAAAGCCTGCATTAACGCAATCTGCTAATGCTTGGAATAATGTTATTTTAGCTGCCTTTGGGATGGGAGATCCAACATGGTATGATATAGATGGAGAATATGTGCATCGTATTAGACATCCTAGGATTATAGATTATCTTTCTTTCATGCAGAAACTATATAAAGAAGGTATATTAGATAATGATTTTCCCGTAAATACAGTTGCAAGTGCAAAGGAAAAATTCACAAATGGAATTACGCTTGCATATCCGGTTATGTTCTGGGATGCAGATGGCATATATAGTGCATTTGCGTCGGCAGGGATTGATACAAAAATGGAAGTGGCAACGTTCTTAGCTCCAGATTCTAGTACTAGTCCTACTGTATATATAAGACAAGGAATACTTAATACAACATGTATTCCTAAGACATCCAAAAATCCAGAGCATGCTATGATCTGGTTTAATACAATTTCAGATATTGATAACTTTGAAAAGATTTATCTAGGGGAAAAAGACATTTCTTATGAAATTAAGGATGGAGGTTATTATCCTATATTTCCGGCTTTTAATGATTATACTAATTCTGATAAATTTACCGGGATTATACCATCAGGTAAAGCTTTTGAAATGTGGCAAGCAAGAGCCAGAAAGACAGAAGCTATGGCAGAAATGTATGATCAGATGAATTCGAGAGTAGAAGAGTATGAAATTGTGAACTACTATGAAAACTACGCTGCGTCTCTTGAAGCTGTACAGAAAAATCAAATGGCACTAAATACTATGGTAAATGATTTTTTAATCAAAGCTATTGTTGATGGCGGAGATCCTAAAACAGCGATAGATAACATTATTGCAGAATGGGAAAAAACCGGAGGCAATGATTATGAAAAAGCTATGAAGACTTGGTATAAAGAAAATAAGGAAAAGTTTGATTAA
- a CDS encoding FAD-dependent oxidoreductase, translating to MNLKIQFTYEADVVVCGAGTAGAIAAIASANEGKKVALIEQFGAAGGSATLGLVTPLMHTGIEGNPMCSYISQKINGKLIEYGGASGDGSAFDPQMLSLVLEEFLAQDNIKIFYYTFICDVLRKEDSIEGIFVQNKSGRGIISGKVYIDATGDGDVAYLSGADFKSGDEETGKNQPVSLRYMLGGINIEKFREFLAKYGHISDNISTAMTIPNRNWPLYPIFMEAIENGDLVEDDAVYWQIFGVPGRKDTLAFNCPEFFDATDGVDFEDLTHVQLHGKMAIMRQLKFYKKYLPGFENAYISQIATMVGIRESRRIVTDYMLKADDILAHRKFVDGIVQSNYPIDIHGRKLRLEANVVDRSFEGNRPFYEIPYRSVVVKGIDNLLVAGRCIGADFVAQSSLRIMPTCRAMGEACGIAAAISIDNNIDLHKMDGSRVRKHMIKRGAEFADNI from the coding sequence ATGAATTTGAAAATTCAATTTACATATGAAGCAGATGTAGTTGTATGTGGAGCAGGGACAGCTGGTGCTATTGCGGCTATTGCATCTGCTAACGAAGGAAAAAAAGTGGCTTTAATAGAGCAATTTGGTGCCGCAGGAGGAAGTGCCACATTAGGTCTTGTCACACCTTTGATGCATACAGGAATTGAGGGAAATCCCATGTGTTCATATATTTCTCAAAAGATCAATGGCAAGCTCATAGAATATGGTGGGGCTAGTGGGGATGGTTCGGCATTTGATCCACAGATGTTATCTTTGGTTTTAGAGGAGTTTTTAGCTCAAGACAATATTAAGATCTTTTATTATACATTTATCTGTGATGTACTAAGAAAAGAAGATTCTATAGAAGGTATTTTTGTACAGAATAAATCTGGTCGAGGCATAATAAGCGGCAAGGTATATATCGATGCCACTGGAGATGGTGATGTAGCCTATCTGTCAGGGGCAGATTTTAAATCGGGAGATGAAGAGACAGGGAAGAACCAACCAGTGTCCCTTCGCTACATGCTAGGTGGTATTAACATTGAAAAGTTTCGGGAGTTTTTAGCTAAGTATGGACATATATCGGACAATATCTCTACAGCAATGACAATACCAAATCGCAATTGGCCTCTATATCCTATATTTATGGAGGCAATTGAAAATGGAGATCTAGTGGAAGATGATGCAGTCTATTGGCAAATATTTGGGGTGCCAGGCAGAAAGGATACATTGGCATTTAACTGTCCAGAATTTTTCGATGCCACTGATGGAGTAGACTTTGAAGATCTTACACATGTTCAACTCCATGGGAAAATGGCTATAATGCGGCAACTTAAGTTTTATAAGAAGTATCTGCCAGGTTTTGAGAACGCATATATATCCCAAATAGCTACAATGGTAGGTATTCGTGAATCACGTAGAATTGTAACAGATTATATGTTAAAGGCAGATGATATACTGGCACATAGAAAGTTTGTAGATGGAATTGTCCAATCAAATTATCCTATAGACATCCATGGTAGGAAATTAAGACTTGAGGCCAATGTGGTTGATAGATCTTTCGAGGGCAATAGACCATTTTATGAAATTCCATATCGTAGCGTAGTTGTTAAGGGAATCGATAATTTACTAGTAGCTGGTAGATGTATAGGTGCTGATTTTGTTGCCCAGAGTTCTCTGCGTATAATGCCAACATGTAGGGCAATGGGAGAAGCCTGTGGAATCGCAGCGGCTATTTCTATAGACAATAATATCGATCTGCATAAAATGGATGGTAGTAGAGTTAGGAAGCATATGATAAAAAGAGGTGCAGAGTTTGCTGATAATATATAA